In the genome of Dermatobacter hominis, the window GGACAGCACGCGCGTCTTGGGCTGCAGCGCGTCGAGCCAGTCCCGGGCGAGCCGGATCGTGGCGGTGCCGCTGGTGCCGCCGTCGACGACGATCGGCACGCCGCGCTCGACGCCGGCCTGGTCGGGGCCGACGCAGAAGTTCCCCAGGCCCGGGTACACGTGGGCGTGGAGGTCGATGAGCCCGGGGGTGACGACGAGCCCGGTCACGTCCACGACCTGGACCTCGGCCGGGATCGCCCCGTCGGCGATCCCCGCGTCTCGGAACCAGGCGTCCGCCGGTCCCACGGCCAGGATCTTCCCGCCGCCGATGAGGACGTCGGTCACCGTGTCGACGCCACGCTCGGGATCGATCACGCGACCGCCGCGCAGGCACAGGTCGGGTGTGGGGGTCGGGGTGCTCATGTCCAACAGTCTGTTGAAGTCGGCGCCGGTGGTGAAGGGCAGCGGGGGAGGGTTCACCGGCACGTAACACGAACGGCTCGCCCGGCCGGAAGGCGGGTCACCCGGGGTGCAGCGCCGCCCACACCACCGCCGGCGACAGCGGCGTGCCGACCAGGCGGTCCGCTGCGGCCGGGTCCTCGGCCGCCACCGCCGCGGCGACGCCGTTGGCGACGCAGGCGAAGCTGCCGTTCGTCCCGCCCTCGCCCATGCCCTTCATGCCGCCGGGGGTGGTCGGGGACGGGTGCTCGGTGTGGACGACCTCGATGTCGGGGACCGACGAGCTCACCGGCACCAGGTAGTCGAGCAGCGTCGTCGCCGTCGGCGCGCCGCCCTCGTCGAACGTCGCGGCCTCGAGCAGCGCGGCGCCCAGGCCCTGGGCGACACCGCCGTGGATCTGGCCCTCCACGATCGTCGGGTTCACGAGCGTGCCGCAGTCGTGCACCACGCCGTAGCGCTCGACCTCGGTCAGCCCCGTCGACGGGTCGAGCGCCACCCGGCACACGTGCACCGCGTAGTTGTAGGTGAACTCGGTCGGATCGTGGCAGACGCGCGCGACGAGGCCGGGCTCGGCGCCGTCGGGCAACGACCGGGCCTGCCACGCCCGCTCGGCGACGGCGCCGATCGGGACCCAGCTCGTCGTCCCCGCCACGGTGGCCCGGCCGCCGCCCAGCTCGACGTCGTCCGGGTCCGCCTCGAGCATCTGCGCCGCCACGGCGCGCACCTGGTCGGCGAGCCTCGCCGCCGCCCGCACGGTCGCGCCGCCGCCGACCACCATCGAGCGCGACGCCGCGGTGCCGTACGGGGAGTAGGGCGTCACGTCGGTGTCGGAGTGGATCAGGTCGACGTCGGCCGGCTCGATCCCGAGCTCGTCGGCGACCAGCTGGGCGAACGACGTCTCGTGGCCCTGGCCGTGGCAGCTGGTGCCGACGAGCGCCCGGACCGTGCCGTCGTTCTCCATCCGGAGGTCCGCCGTCTCGAAGCCGCCGACGTCGAGCCCGATGGCCTCGTTGCCGCCGCTCGGGCCGATGCCGGACTGCTGCACGTACACGGCCCAGCCCGTGCCCCGCCGGCGCCCGTCCTCGGGCGTCTCCTCCCACCCTCCCGCCAGGTCGCGGGCCAGGCGGAGCGCGCCGGGGTAGTCACCGGTGTCCAGGAGCAGGGGCGCGGTCCGCAGCGCCGACGGCATCTCGTCGGGCGTCACGAGGTTGGCGAGCCGCAGCTCGACGGGATCGGCCCCCAGGTGCCGGGCGGCCATGTCGATCGCCCGCTCCCGGACGTACACGGCCTGGGTCTGGCCGAAGCCCCGGTAGGCGCCGGTGGGGTTGGTGTTCGTGGCGACGGCCACCGCATCGCAGCGCACGGCGTCCCAGCGGTAGGGCGCGGGCAGCATCCCGCTCGTTGCGAAGAGCGGTCCGGCCCCGAACATGCCCATCAGCGCCCCGGTGTTGCGCACCGCCTCGACGTGGAGGGCCCGCAGTCGGCCGTCGTCGTCGAACGCGATGGCGACGTGGTTGTCGTGGTCGCGGGCGTGGCGGGTGAGCGTCAACGACTCGGCACGGTCCTCGATCCACTTCAGCGGCCGGCCGAGCTGCAGGGCGGCGAGGATCACGAGCATCTCGTCCTCGCCCTGGTGGTCCTTCACGCCGAACCCGCCGCCGACGTCGGGAGCGACGATCCGGATGCGGTGCTGGGGCAGGTCGGTGGCGGCGGCCACGAAGTCGCGCACGGCGTGCGGTGCCTGCGTCGAGCACCAGACCGTGAGCTTGCCCCGGCCGCGGTCGTGGACGGGCGGCGGCTCGACGACGACCCCTCGGGTCTCCATCGGCGCTCCCGCAACCCGGCCGATGCGCAACGTGGTCCGCAGCACGTGGTCGGCGTCGTCGAGCACCGACCCGAGGTGGTCCCGGTCGTCGCCGGTGGACCAGCGGGCCATCACGTTGGTGCCCTCGTCCGGGTACAGCAGCGGCGCGCCGGCGGCCATCGCGTCGTGCGGGTCGAACACCGCCGGCAGCTCGTCGACGTCCCAGCGGACGAGCGCGGCGGCGTCCTCGGCGGCGTAGCGGGTGGGGGCGACGACGACGCCGATCGGCTCGCCGACGTAGCGCAGCCGGCGGTCGACGACCGGGTGGCTGTGCTGGAACTGGCCGGGCAGGTGCCAGAGCACCGGGATCGGGGAGTAGCGGTCGAGGAACGCCTCGGGGCCGAGCACGACGACGTCGGGGTCGGTGATCGCGCTCGTGTCGATGCCGCGGTAGGTCCCGTGGGCCACCGGGCTGCGCAGCACCGTCGCCTCGAGCATCCCGGGGAGGTGGAGGTCGTCGGTGAACGTGCCGCGCCCGGCCAGGAGGCGGTCGTCGTCGAGCCGCGGGAGGCGGCGGCCGACCCAGCTCACGACCCGGCCTCCGGCGTGAACGCGGCCCGGACGGCGGCCCGGACGTTGACGTAGCCGGTGCAGCGGCACAGGTGGCCGCCGAGCACCTGGTCGAGCGCCTCGTCCACGTCGGTGCCGTCCCGGAGCGCCGCGGTCATCGAGACCACGATCCCCGGCGTGCAGAACCCGCACTGCAGGCCGTGCTGCTCGTGGAGCGCGCCCGCCACGCGTCCCGGCGCGCCGTCCGCGGCCACGGCGAGCCCGTGCACGGTCTCGATCGACGCCCCGTCGACCTGCGGCGCCAGCACGAGGCACGACCGGACCGGGGCGCCGTCGAGGAGCACCGTGCAGGCCCCGCAGCTGCCGTGCTCGCACCCCACGTGGGTGCCGGTGGCGCCCCACTCGTGGCGGAGGAGGTCGCTGAGCAGGGTGCGGACCTCGACGGTCGCCTCGCGGGGCGTGCCGTCGAGCGTCAGGCGGACCGTGCGCGTCCGATCGCCGGTCACGCCGCGATCCCCGGTGCGGCGGACCCGCCGGGCCCGACGAGCAGGTCGCCGAGCGCGATGCGCAGCGTGGCGCCGGCGAGGGCCCGACGGTGGTCCGACGTGGCGTGCGGGTGCGGCGGGGGCGTCACGGTGTCGAGCACGGCGGCCACCGCCCGTCCGACCGCGGCCTCGTCGAGCGGGGCGCCGACCAGCGCCGCCTCGGCCTCCGATGACCGGACCGGCGTCGCCGCCGCCCCGCAGAGCCCGATGCGGGCTCCGGTGACCTCGGCGGTGGGGTCGCCGTCGAGGTGCTCGAGCGCCACGCAGGCGCCGGCGATCGGGAACGTGCCGCGGCGGCGGACGAACTCGCGCCACGTCGAGGGTCCGGCGGGCACGTCGAAGCGGACCTCCACCACGACCTCGTCCCGGGCCCGTGCGGTCGTGTACGGCCCGGTGATCCAGTCGTCGGCGGCGATCGTCCGCGTGCCGGTGGGCCCGGTGACCGTCACCGACCCGCCGAGCGCGACCAGGGTCGTGGGCACCTCGGCGACCGGCTCGGCGAGCGCGATCGTGCCGCCCACGGTCGTGCGCGTCCGGGTCTGGGGGTGGCCGACCGATCGGACGGCACGGCGGAGCGCGCCGTGGCCTGCGGTCGTGGGGTGGGTTAGCAGGTCGGCCGCGGTGGCCGTCGCCCCGGCCACGACCGCCCCCGCCTCGGCGCGTATCCCGCCGAGGCCGGGCACGCGCCGGAGGTCGACGAGCGTGGTCGGGGCGAGCTGGCGGAGGTTCAGCGCCATGACGAGGCTCTGGCCGCCGGCGATCAGGACGGCGCCGGGGTCCTCGGCGAGGGCCGCCACGACGCCCTCGACGCTGTCGGGGTCCACGTAGTCGAACGGCGGCGGCTTCACCTGCGCCTCCCGGGCTCGGCCGCCGTCCCGTCATCAGGAGCACGGGTCATCGGCTGCACGGTACGACCGCTTCAACAAACTGTCAGCGCTGATCACCGTCCTTTCACGGACCCGAAACACAACGGTGACGGGCCGCCCGAACGATGGCCGGCGTGCCCGAGACGCCGCCCGCCGAACCCCGTCCGCGGCCGCGGCAGGACCGGCCGCTCGTGCTCCGCCGCATCGGCCACCTGGCCACCTTCGACGGCCCGGACGGAGCGGGTCGAGAGCTCGCCGGTGCCGACGTCGTCTGCGAGGACGGGGTCGTCACCGCCATCGGCGCCGACCTTGACGTCCCCGCCGGCGCCGAGGTCGTCGACTGCTCGGACCTGCTCGTGCTGCCGGGTCTGGTGAACCCGCACCAGCACCTGTACCAGGTGGCGCTCCGGGCCATACCGGAGCTGGAGCGGTCGCTCATCGGGCCGTGGCTCGGCGGACTCGGGGCGCGGTGCCTCCGGTGGTGGCGCGAGGGCTCGCTCACCCCGGCGATGATCGGTGCCGTGTCCGCCGCCGGACTGGCGGAGTCGGTGCTCGGCGGGGTGACCACCGTCGCCGACCAGCACTACCTGCACCCGGCCGGGCCGACCCAGCCGTTCATCGAGGCGACGATCGACGCCGCGCTGGGCGTCGGCGTCCGGCTCCACGCCACCCGCGGCACGCTCACGCTGGGCCGCGGCCAGGGCGGCGGCGCCGATCCGGCGCTGGTGCAGGACGTCGACGAGGTGCTGCGGCACGCCGACGAGCTCATCCGGGCCCACCACGACCCGACCGACGGCGCCTACGTGCGCGTCGACCTCGCGCCCTGCGGCGTCCACGCCGACCTGTTCGAGACGTTCCGGGGCTTCGCCGAGCTCGCCGCGGACCACGAGCGCGTCCGGCTCCACACCCACCTGTACGAGGTCGTCGACACCGGCTTCTGCGCCGAGCGCTACGGGATGTCGCCGTGGGAGGTGCTCGTCGAGGTGGGGTGGGCGCAGCCGCGGACGTGGCTCGCCCACGTGGTCGACCCCCCGCTGCACGAGCTCCCCGACATCGCGGCCGCCGGCGTCACCGTGGCGCACCTCGTCGCACCGGACCTCCGCATGGGGTGGGGGAGGGCGCCGGTGCGGGAGATGCTCGACGCCGGGATCACCGTCGGGTTCGGCACGACCGGCTCGGCCTCGAACGACGGCGCGAACGTCCTCGGCGACCTCCGGGTCGCAGCGCTCGCCCACCGCGTCGGCGACGACCCCGACCGCTGGCTGAGCGCTCGGGAGCTGCTGGCGATGGCCACGCGGGGCTCGGCCGCCTGCCTCGGGCGGGCGGGGGAGCTCGGCGTCGTCGCAGTGGGCGCGGCGGCCGACCTCGCGGCGTGGGACCTCACGACGGTCGATCGGGTCGGTGTCCGCGACCCGTTGCTGGGGCTGGTGCTCTGCGGTCTGTCGGACCGGGCCCACACGGTCGTGGTGGGCGGTCGCCCCGTCGTGCGCGACGGCCGGCTGGTGACCGCCGACGAGGATGAGGTCGCCGCACGGGCCCGGGCGCTCGTGCCCGCCTGACCGACCAGGCCCGGCGCGCGGCGTGCGGTCCGCGGGTCAGGCGTCGAGGAGGAGCCGGACCGCAGCGACCAGCTCGGCGGCCAGCGCGTCGCGGTACCGCTCCGTGCTGAGCACGTAGTCCATGGCGACGTCGCCCGAGCGGGACGTGCCGACGCCGGCGGCGAGGTTGTCGATCTGGCAGACCGCCGCGTAGGCCAACCCGGCCTCGGCCGCGAGCACGCACTCCGAGGCCAGCGTCATCCCGACGAGGTCGGCGCAGGTCGCCAGCCACCGGACCTCGGCGGGCGTCTCGAACCGCGGGCCGGTCGTCTGGGCGTAGGTGCCGCCGTCGAGCACGGACCGGGGGCCGCCGGGCCCGTCGGGGCGCTGGGCCGCGAGCGACCAGGCCGCCAGCACCCGGGTGCGCCAGCCGGGGTCGAAGCCCCGTACGCCGTAGCCGGCCGTCGTGGTGTGGAACGTCGGTGTGCCGGCGGGGGCGAACAGGTCGTCGGGCACGACCACCACGCCGGGCCCGGTGCTGAGGTGGAGCCCGCCGGCGGATCCGATCGCCAGCACCCGGTCGCAGCCCGAGTCGACGAGCGAGCGCACGTTCGCGGCGTGGTCGACGAGGTGCGCCGGGACCGAGCCGCCCGGGCCGTGACGGCGGAGCACGACGAGGTCGTCGCGAGGCCCCAGGGCGGCGGTGACCGGGTCGTGGTCCAGGCTGCTGCCGATGACGAGGCCCAGCCGGTCCCCGTGCACCTGCGGGACGGCGTCGGCCGGTCCGGTCGGCGCCATCGGGGTCGGGCCGTCTCAGGCCTTGCGGGCGGCCAGGGCGTCGGGGGCGTACTTCGACAGCACCACGCCCTCGAGCGCCGAGATGATGTTGTAGAGGATCACCGAGAACATGGTGATCAGCGCACCGGCCGCCCAGAGGGTGTCGTAGTTGAACCCGGTCTGCGACTTCAGCATCAGGTAGCCGAGGCCCTCGGCGGTGGCGAGCCACTCGGCGAGCAGGGCGCCGATGATGGCGAGCGGGGCGGCGATGCGGAGCGAGGCGAACAGCGCCGGCATGGCGCACGGCAGCTGCACCTTGAACAGGGTGGTCCACTTGTTCGCGCCGTAGGCCTTCATCAGGTCCATCGACGCCTTGGGCGCACCTCTCAGCGCCAGGTTCACGTTCACCAGCGCCGGGAAGAACGTCACGATCCCGGCCAGCACGGTGGTGGTGGCCAGACCACGGCCGAGGATCAGGGCGATGACGGGGGTCAGCGCGACCAGCGGGACCGATTGCAGCACCATG includes:
- a CDS encoding (2Fe-2S)-binding protein, whose translation is MTGDRTRTVRLTLDGTPREATVEVRTLLSDLLRHEWGATGTHVGCEHGSCGACTVLLDGAPVRSCLVLAPQVDGASIETVHGLAVAADGAPGRVAGALHEQHGLQCGFCTPGIVVSMTAALRDGTDVDEALDQVLGGHLCRCTGYVNVRAAVRAAFTPEAGS
- a CDS encoding FAD binding domain-containing protein; translated protein: MKPPPFDYVDPDSVEGVVAALAEDPGAVLIAGGQSLVMALNLRQLAPTTLVDLRRVPGLGGIRAEAGAVVAGATATAADLLTHPTTAGHGALRRAVRSVGHPQTRTRTTVGGTIALAEPVAEVPTTLVALGGSVTVTGPTGTRTIAADDWITGPYTTARARDEVVVEVRFDVPAGPSTWREFVRRRGTFPIAGACVALEHLDGDPTAEVTGARIGLCGAAATPVRSSEAEAALVGAPLDEAAVGRAVAAVLDTVTPPPHPHATSDHRRALAGATLRIALGDLLVGPGGSAAPGIAA
- a CDS encoding ABC transporter permease, translated to MTTLELSGSPTQVAAVEETGGQVRSAVLRLVKAVVGAIISVVVIAFIWQAFLWITKVDSFVGRTPGDIFRAIFTGEGAAETRRALMDASFITLRDAFFGLAAGLLVALVAAISFNMIRTIEQTVMPVAMVLQSVPLVALTPVIALILGRGLATTTVLAGIVTFFPALVNVNLALRGAPKASMDLMKAYGANKWTTLFKVQLPCAMPALFASLRIAAPLAIIGALLAEWLATAEGLGYLMLKSQTGFNYDTLWAAGALITMFSVILYNIISALEGVVLSKYAPDALAARKA
- a CDS encoding phosphorylase family protein; this encodes MAPTGPADAVPQVHGDRLGLVIGSSLDHDPVTAALGPRDDLVVLRRHGPGGSVPAHLVDHAANVRSLVDSGCDRVLAIGSAGGLHLSTGPGVVVVPDDLFAPAGTPTFHTTTAGYGVRGFDPGWRTRVLAAWSLAAQRPDGPGGPRSVLDGGTYAQTTGPRFETPAEVRWLATCADLVGMTLASECVLAAEAGLAYAAVCQIDNLAAGVGTSRSGDVAMDYVLSTERYRDALAAELVAAVRLLLDA
- a CDS encoding xanthine dehydrogenase family protein molybdopterin-binding subunit, with product MSWVGRRLPRLDDDRLLAGRGTFTDDLHLPGMLEATVLRSPVAHGTYRGIDTSAITDPDVVVLGPEAFLDRYSPIPVLWHLPGQFQHSHPVVDRRLRYVGEPIGVVVAPTRYAAEDAAALVRWDVDELPAVFDPHDAMAAGAPLLYPDEGTNVMARWSTGDDRDHLGSVLDDADHVLRTTLRIGRVAGAPMETRGVVVEPPPVHDRGRGKLTVWCSTQAPHAVRDFVAAATDLPQHRIRIVAPDVGGGFGVKDHQGEDEMLVILAALQLGRPLKWIEDRAESLTLTRHARDHDNHVAIAFDDDGRLRALHVEAVRNTGALMGMFGAGPLFATSGMLPAPYRWDAVRCDAVAVATNTNPTGAYRGFGQTQAVYVRERAIDMAARHLGADPVELRLANLVTPDEMPSALRTAPLLLDTGDYPGALRLARDLAGGWEETPEDGRRRGTGWAVYVQQSGIGPSGGNEAIGLDVGGFETADLRMENDGTVRALVGTSCHGQGHETSFAQLVADELGIEPADVDLIHSDTDVTPYSPYGTAASRSMVVGGGATVRAAARLADQVRAVAAQMLEADPDDVELGGGRATVAGTTSWVPIGAVAERAWQARSLPDGAEPGLVARVCHDPTEFTYNYAVHVCRVALDPSTGLTEVERYGVVHDCGTLVNPTIVEGQIHGGVAQGLGAALLEAATFDEGGAPTATTLLDYLVPVSSSVPDIEVVHTEHPSPTTPGGMKGMGEGGTNGSFACVANGVAAAVAAEDPAAADRLVGTPLSPAVVWAALHPG
- a CDS encoding amidohydrolase family protein; amino-acid sequence: MPETPPAEPRPRPRQDRPLVLRRIGHLATFDGPDGAGRELAGADVVCEDGVVTAIGADLDVPAGAEVVDCSDLLVLPGLVNPHQHLYQVALRAIPELERSLIGPWLGGLGARCLRWWREGSLTPAMIGAVSAAGLAESVLGGVTTVADQHYLHPAGPTQPFIEATIDAALGVGVRLHATRGTLTLGRGQGGGADPALVQDVDEVLRHADELIRAHHDPTDGAYVRVDLAPCGVHADLFETFRGFAELAADHERVRLHTHLYEVVDTGFCAERYGMSPWEVLVEVGWAQPRTWLAHVVDPPLHELPDIAAAGVTVAHLVAPDLRMGWGRAPVREMLDAGITVGFGTTGSASNDGANVLGDLRVAALAHRVGDDPDRWLSARELLAMATRGSAACLGRAGELGVVAVGAAADLAAWDLTTVDRVGVRDPLLGLVLCGLSDRAHTVVVGGRPVVRDGRLVTADEDEVAARARALVPA